GAGAAACCTCTCGCCGCCTCCGCGGCGGAACTCGACGCCCTGGTACGGCTGCGCGAACGGGAGGGCCTCGAGCTGGCGGTCGTGGCGCACTGGACCAGCTCCCGGCTCGCCGGCCGGCTGCGCCGCCTGATCCGCGGCGGACGGCTGGGCGCCCTCCGCCGGATCACCGTGGACCAGCACAAGCCCCGTTTCCTGCGGTCGCTGACCACCGACGGGCACCCGACCGCCCTCGACGTGGAGATCCCCCACTCCCTGGGGCTGGTGCTCGATCTGGCCGGTCCCGCCGAACTGCGCGCCGCCCGCTGCTGGGACCTGCGTCTGACGGACCGCGCGCTGCCCGGACTCGGCGGCGCGCACGTGGAGTTGGAGCACCGGTCGGGGGTGCGCACCCTGCTCCGCTCCGACCTCGGCGCACCGGTCAGGCAGCGCAGCGTGGTCTGCGAGTTCGAGGGCGGCACGGCCACCGCCCACTTCCCGCTGAGCGAGGACGACGACCACGCCCAGCTCGTCGTCTCCCCGTCCGGCCACGGCACGGCACCCGCGCCGGACGGCGAGTCCGAGGCCGGGCACCACGTCTTCCGTGACGACGCCCTGACCGACTTCTTCGAGTGCGCCTACCGGGGCTTCGCCTCCGGGACTGCGGGGGCCGCGAACTTCCCGCTCGCCTGTGCGGCCACCCGGCTGCTGTGCGCGGCCCGCGAGCGCTGTGCCGTCGTACCGCA
This Streptomyces misionensis DNA region includes the following protein-coding sequences:
- a CDS encoding Gfo/Idh/MocA family oxidoreductase, with the translated sequence MLQPLVIGLGRSGSGLHLRTLVRLSRRTAAAGAPLVALPAVGCDPRAGTLRAAAEPGEATVVGTLDQALAQVDPATAVAHVCTPPRLRHEVVARLAGHGVRRIIVEKPLAASAAELDALVRLREREGLELAVVAHWTSSRLAGRLRRLIRGGRLGALRRITVDQHKPRFLRSLTTDGHPTALDVEIPHSLGLVLDLAGPAELRAARCWDLRLTDRALPGLGGAHVELEHRSGVRTLLRSDLGAPVRQRSVVCEFEGGTATAHFPLSEDDDHAQLVVSPSGHGTAPAPDGESEAGHHVFRDDALTDFFECAYRGFASGTAGAANFPLACAATRLLCAARERCAVVPHAPAGSR